One window from the genome of Sulfodiicoccus acidiphilus encodes:
- a CDS encoding Nre family DNA repair protein yields the protein MRTISADLCVRCKGYKYLCGLPVCPLMERFRAITRTMASVKVDGSSSAVSGATPPSAIVGERGYPKVAVLYNVPPGVGEQEARRFEDPENWWGNVGLTEILRLRSSMISSVYSQVNVSEPWKLYEREISLTSISSKPVDSEVRVKGVIEPKLKFDGLLLPRGPTAEAESIRLVGNPKLSKPLERLINDDVKVEQAIREIYGQESRYTLINALAFGLLGERKSRRIVPTRWAITAVDGALGKYFLNKVRRHPLYNELEVHFSSYLGNDFHVILVPSPYTAAWVEIWHPTTPWAQEVTVVELREDHFGHYEFLDGGYMAARLAVLEYLNSLGRQATVIIVREITKEYFAPVGNWHIRETVKRAMGNVVLKGVELEQALKFVSRRLRAAVDLTKLKTISSVRGQKRIDEFTM from the coding sequence TTGCGCACAATTTCCGCCGACCTATGCGTCAGATGTAAGGGATACAAGTACCTCTGCGGACTCCCCGTCTGTCCACTGATGGAGAGGTTCAGGGCGATCACGAGGACCATGGCCAGCGTCAAGGTCGACGGAAGTTCTTCAGCTGTGAGCGGTGCCACCCCTCCTAGCGCTATAGTTGGAGAGAGGGGTTATCCTAAAGTAGCCGTCCTCTACAACGTCCCACCTGGAGTGGGAGAGCAGGAGGCTAGGCGTTTCGAAGATCCAGAGAATTGGTGGGGAAACGTTGGACTCACAGAGATCTTACGGCTTAGGTCCTCGATGATCTCCTCAGTGTACTCTCAAGTTAACGTGTCAGAACCTTGGAAACTCTACGAGAGGGAGATATCCCTCACATCCATCTCCTCTAAGCCCGTTGACTCGGAAGTGAGAGTCAAGGGGGTGATAGAACCAAAATTGAAGTTCGATGGGCTTCTGTTACCTCGAGGGCCCACAGCTGAGGCTGAGAGCATAAGGCTCGTTGGCAATCCAAAGCTCAGTAAGCCCTTGGAGAGACTCATAAACGACGATGTCAAGGTGGAGCAGGCAATCAGGGAGATCTACGGTCAGGAAAGTCGCTACACCCTCATAAACGCCTTAGCATTCGGCCTTCTTGGAGAGAGGAAGTCTAGGAGGATAGTACCTACGAGGTGGGCCATAACCGCAGTCGACGGTGCCCTCGGCAAGTACTTTTTGAATAAAGTGAGGAGACACCCGTTGTATAATGAGCTGGAGGTTCACTTCAGCTCCTACTTAGGTAACGACTTTCACGTGATCCTAGTCCCTTCTCCATACACCGCAGCCTGGGTTGAAATATGGCATCCCACTACTCCGTGGGCCCAAGAAGTGACTGTGGTAGAGTTGAGGGAGGATCACTTCGGACACTACGAGTTCTTGGACGGTGGATATATGGCCGCGAGGTTGGCAGTGTTGGAGTACCTGAACTCCTTGGGCAGGCAGGCCACCGTGATCATTGTGAGGGAGATTACCAAGGAATACTTCGCTCCCGTGGGGAACTGGCATATAAGGGAAACTGTGAAGCGAGCCATGGGAAACGTGGTCCTAAAGGGTGTTGAGTTGGAGCAGGCCCTCAAGTTCGTGAGTCGAAGGTTGAGGGCGGCCGTTGATCTCACCAAACTAAAAACAATCTCCTCGGTTAGGGGGCAGAAGAGGATAGACGAGTTCACAATGTGA
- a CDS encoding helix-turn-helix domain-containing protein, protein MKVVASNRDSSSPLLKSKTLSKLLPFDIIYLVGDTDYISEMNVVEVLDNIMRERKGNRPRAEQWQIVQVLLEIEREQPVGRLKLMEKVGMSEATVKTVVRRLREAGLVEVDRVGGVLLNERGRSVVDIWKARFEIADVELRTIGWVGNLLRVVGGTELLSKTSVVELRDLGVKSGATAVLVAVFRDGKVELPPMTVEEVEPLLREVRDSCPRCSDGDVAFITTPRTPQVPYNLSIWLQRIMQ, encoded by the coding sequence ATGAAGGTTGTGGCCTCTAACAGGGATTCCAGCTCTCCCCTGCTCAAGTCGAAGACGCTAAGCAAACTCCTTCCCTTTGACATAATTTATTTGGTAGGAGATACGGATTATATAAGCGAGATGAACGTCGTCGAGGTGCTCGACAACATCATGAGGGAGAGAAAAGGAAACAGACCTCGTGCAGAACAGTGGCAGATAGTGCAAGTGCTCCTCGAGATAGAGAGAGAACAACCGGTGGGTAGACTAAAATTAATGGAGAAGGTGGGAATGAGCGAGGCCACGGTGAAGACAGTGGTTCGTAGGCTCAGGGAAGCGGGACTGGTGGAAGTTGATAGGGTGGGCGGTGTCCTCCTGAACGAAAGGGGAAGGTCAGTTGTGGACATATGGAAAGCGAGGTTCGAGATCGCTGACGTAGAGTTGAGGACAATTGGATGGGTCGGAAACTTGCTCCGCGTCGTGGGGGGCACAGAGCTACTTTCAAAAACTTCGGTTGTTGAACTTAGAGACTTAGGGGTTAAATCTGGGGCTACTGCCGTACTTGTGGCTGTGTTCAGAGACGGAAAGGTAGAGCTCCCTCCAATGACAGTTGAGGAAGTTGAACCGCTTTTGAGAGAAGTGCGGGACTCCTGTCCTCGTTGTTCTGACGGTGACGTGGCCTTCATAACTACTCCTAGGACTCCACAGGTGCCGTACAACCTCTCAATTTGGCTTCAGAGGATCATGCAGTGA
- a CDS encoding ATP-NAD kinase family protein gives MTLKLGFLVNPYAGAGGRVGKKGSDGLRLINPETPNRALRFLQALEPNVKILTPQLKMGEDYVSVITTNYEVLPVGGVDTTAEDTVRAVHLMLEEGVGLIVFQGGDGTAFDVMRGLSERKVPVVGVPGGVKMHSGVFASSPENAARLVIAFLKGLAELVEADVLDADEEAYRRGEYRIVRRGTLTSINALNLLVPNKDELPSEQEELDAVANYILEKMENGVNYIIGPGRTTKRIEELLGIPTNFMSVDVVRDGKLLLRGTTYFDLMRLEGPTKIVVTPIGGQSFLFGRGNQEIGPEILKRVGREGIIVVSSLRKVRSIQCLRVDSGDPQVDSSMKGTYWVIVGYNQFFPIRTC, from the coding sequence GTGACGTTGAAGTTAGGTTTCCTAGTTAACCCATATGCGGGAGCAGGAGGAAGGGTAGGTAAGAAGGGTAGTGATGGGCTCAGACTGATCAATCCAGAGACTCCCAATAGGGCACTCAGATTCCTTCAGGCCCTCGAACCTAACGTTAAGATTTTGACTCCCCAGTTAAAAATGGGTGAGGACTATGTCTCGGTTATTACCACCAACTACGAAGTGCTTCCGGTTGGTGGAGTAGACACAACTGCCGAAGACACCGTCAGAGCGGTTCACCTTATGTTGGAGGAAGGAGTCGGCTTGATAGTCTTTCAAGGAGGAGATGGCACTGCGTTCGACGTGATGAGGGGCCTAAGTGAGAGGAAGGTTCCAGTAGTTGGTGTCCCTGGCGGTGTTAAAATGCACAGCGGAGTGTTCGCCTCGTCTCCCGAGAACGCCGCCCGATTAGTGATAGCCTTCCTGAAGGGACTGGCCGAACTAGTTGAGGCGGACGTCTTAGACGCTGATGAGGAGGCGTACAGGAGAGGAGAGTACAGGATTGTAAGGAGAGGAACCCTCACTTCAATCAATGCGCTCAACTTACTCGTCCCTAACAAGGACGAACTTCCCTCAGAACAAGAGGAGCTAGACGCAGTGGCCAACTACATACTCGAAAAAATGGAGAACGGAGTTAACTACATCATAGGTCCAGGAAGGACGACGAAGAGAATCGAGGAGCTCTTGGGGATCCCTACCAACTTCATGAGTGTGGATGTAGTGAGGGACGGAAAATTGTTGTTGAGAGGTACAACATATTTCGACCTCATGAGACTTGAGGGCCCAACGAAGATAGTGGTAACCCCAATTGGAGGACAGTCCTTTCTCTTTGGGAGGGGAAATCAGGAAATAGGTCCTGAGATCCTGAAGAGGGTGGGAAGAGAGGGGATTATCGTAGTGTCGAGTCTGAGGAAGGTTCGCTCAATTCAGTGTCTAAGAGTAGACAGTGGAGACCCCCAAGTCGACTCTTCAATGAAGGGCACCTATTGGGTGATCGTGGGGTACAATCAATTCTTCCCCATCAGAACCTGCTAA
- a CDS encoding winged helix-turn-helix transcriptional regulator has translation MDRLDSEILFTVMRDGRISAREIARLLGVSHSVINYRIRRLFRSGIFRGFALYVSPVLIGFKVAYVKSENPINASYSVNIKLSRSRLYEVYQPPWHEVRRSVFKKKQETLTDVDLRILRELALDPRASQAEIVERVGGNEKVVRKRMDRILSSGMVKVVPLLAVSELPWKLRASLWSPTTTQLKVLISFGRRIALIEGDVQAGEQDLGEVEEYEVSALGLEGGAAPIDRWPDGKYEESIEDKRDWMEFQRAVKKI, from the coding sequence GTGGACCGGCTCGACAGCGAGATCCTTTTCACTGTGATGAGGGACGGCAGGATCAGTGCTAGGGAAATAGCTAGGTTACTAGGCGTCAGTCATTCCGTTATAAACTACAGAATACGTAGACTCTTTAGGTCTGGTATATTCAGAGGTTTCGCGCTTTACGTGAGTCCAGTCCTCATTGGGTTCAAGGTAGCCTACGTTAAAAGCGAGAACCCGATTAACGCGAGCTACTCCGTTAACATTAAGCTCAGCCGGTCTAGACTCTACGAGGTATATCAACCTCCTTGGCATGAAGTCAGGAGATCCGTGTTTAAGAAAAAGCAGGAGACTCTCACAGACGTCGATTTGAGGATTCTCCGAGAACTAGCCCTGGATCCGCGGGCTAGTCAGGCCGAGATAGTCGAGAGGGTGGGCGGAAACGAAAAGGTAGTAAGAAAGAGGATGGATAGGATCCTGTCCTCTGGGATGGTTAAGGTGGTGCCTCTGCTAGCAGTCTCGGAGCTCCCGTGGAAGTTAAGGGCTAGTCTCTGGTCTCCTACCACCACCCAACTTAAGGTCCTAATTAGTTTCGGAAGGAGAATAGCACTAATAGAAGGAGATGTTCAAGCTGGTGAACAGGACCTCGGTGAAGTTGAGGAATATGAGGTGAGCGCACTCGGCCTAGAGGGAGGAGCTGCCCCTATAGATCGCTGGCCAGACGGAAAGTATGAGGAGTCCATTGAAGATAAACGAGACTGGATGGAATTTCAGAGAGCTGTAAAGAAGATATAA
- a CDS encoding replication initiator protein WhiP, with protein sequence MDAILLLLYARPLRASEIAANLGFETKYVSSYLSYWKKRGLIYQEGGRWHLTERGESIARDLLEGFSNSKFKEMMAIAKQLISEQVSDTRNNKRDTKEDKVGQKSLSFIASKTSSEDKKRQENVCGEALLSKLDGDERELMRYLVSKFREWGSTYVYLDQIQEELKADPHWTLKTLRGLQTKKLIYLYNDPKLGMRVGFSQKFKDSMDSC encoded by the coding sequence ATGGATGCAATACTCCTCCTTCTATATGCGAGACCGCTCAGGGCTTCTGAGATAGCAGCAAACCTGGGTTTCGAGACTAAGTACGTCAGTAGCTATCTCAGTTACTGGAAAAAGAGAGGATTGATCTATCAGGAAGGTGGTAGGTGGCACCTGACTGAGAGAGGAGAGTCCATAGCTAGGGACCTACTTGAAGGATTCTCAAACTCCAAGTTCAAGGAAATGATGGCCATAGCAAAGCAACTGATCTCGGAACAGGTTTCGGATACAAGGAATAACAAAAGAGATACTAAAGAGGACAAGGTGGGACAAAAATCCTTGTCGTTTATTGCTAGCAAAACAAGTTCAGAGGACAAAAAAAGACAAGAAAATGTGTGTGGTGAAGCCCTCCTTTCTAAATTAGATGGGGATGAGAGGGAGCTCATGAGATATCTAGTTAGTAAGTTCAGAGAATGGGGATCAACCTACGTCTACTTAGACCAGATTCAAGAGGAGTTAAAGGCCGACCCCCACTGGACCCTGAAGACCCTTAGAGGATTACAAACCAAGAAATTAATCTACCTATACAACGACCCGAAACTAGGGATGAGGGTGGGGTTCTCACAAAAGTTCAAGGACTCTATGGATAGTTGCTAA
- a CDS encoding DNA-methyltransferase, with protein sequence MGKVIFGDSRDMREVSNESVGLVLSSPPYYNAPYDFPDLFRDYRSYISTLREVLFEVRRVLQRGRAAVFVVQDVRIDGELYPITADLISLAREIGLRYQDRIIWRKPEGYIRISRRSGVFVQHPYPLYFYPDNVYEDVLVFRKEGKPQLINREESKVDLNLFQREKWYLSVWELTNVLPSQRWSKFTAAFPEELAKRVITLYSCVGDVVLDPFLGTGTTAAVARALRRDFVGYEVDLELEEVIRERVGEAEVVKRSDAKRLRTTLKAAVTKRTPSDSSPSL encoded by the coding sequence GTGGGCAAGGTAATCTTTGGCGACTCTAGAGACATGAGGGAGGTCTCGAACGAGTCCGTGGGACTGGTTCTCTCCTCACCTCCTTATTACAACGCTCCGTACGACTTTCCCGACCTCTTCCGAGACTACCGGAGCTACATCTCTACCTTGAGGGAGGTTCTCTTTGAAGTGAGAAGAGTCCTTCAGCGTGGAAGGGCTGCAGTTTTCGTAGTTCAGGACGTTAGGATAGACGGTGAGCTTTATCCAATAACTGCAGATCTCATTTCGTTAGCTAGGGAAATAGGGTTAAGGTATCAGGACAGGATTATATGGAGGAAACCCGAGGGCTACATAAGAATAAGCCGAAGAAGTGGCGTTTTCGTTCAACACCCATATCCTCTGTACTTCTACCCAGACAACGTATACGAGGACGTACTGGTCTTCAGAAAGGAAGGCAAGCCACAACTCATCAATAGGGAGGAGTCGAAAGTTGACCTCAACTTGTTTCAAAGAGAGAAGTGGTATCTCTCGGTGTGGGAGTTGACAAACGTCCTTCCGAGCCAGCGATGGAGCAAGTTCACAGCGGCCTTCCCTGAGGAGCTTGCCAAGAGGGTGATCACCCTGTATTCCTGTGTAGGAGACGTAGTCTTGGACCCATTTTTGGGCACCGGAACCACGGCAGCGGTCGCGAGGGCCCTGAGGAGGGACTTCGTTGGCTACGAGGTCGACTTGGAACTAGAGGAAGTGATAAGAGAGAGAGTCGGAGAAGCGGAGGTGGTGAAAAGGAGCGACGCGAAGAGGCTAAGGACAACTCTCAAGGCTGCAGTGACGAAAAGAACTCCTAGCGACTCCTCGCCTTCTCTTTAA
- a CDS encoding CRISPR-associated protein Cas4: MWACLRKQFYDRLFPVNAGYDSARLTALGTVLHELIADLLKREESVRVSTEVPIRIPHPTNHEIVLSGRADDLIVVEFTRERYLVEVKSVDDLQEKLRKKYLPRLDHRAQLNLYLKAFPKSRGILMYVDRSNLDIEEIQLEFDEELYKRTLERVERIHELLKRRELPEAEAALSGELSWQCKYCVHLARCQRDG; the protein is encoded by the coding sequence GTGTGGGCTTGTCTCAGGAAACAATTCTACGATAGATTGTTCCCCGTTAATGCAGGTTACGATAGCGCTAGGTTAACTGCGCTGGGAACCGTCCTCCATGAGTTGATAGCTGATTTGCTCAAGAGGGAGGAGTCTGTGCGGGTGAGCACTGAGGTCCCCATTAGAATCCCACATCCCACTAACCACGAGATCGTGTTATCGGGAAGGGCAGACGACCTTATCGTGGTGGAGTTCACCAGGGAGAGGTACCTAGTGGAGGTGAAGAGTGTAGACGACTTGCAGGAGAAATTGAGGAAGAAGTACCTACCTAGGCTGGATCATAGGGCGCAATTGAACTTGTATCTGAAGGCTTTTCCCAAGTCTAGGGGGATCCTCATGTATGTGGACAGATCCAACTTGGATATCGAAGAGATCCAGCTGGAGTTCGATGAGGAACTTTACAAAAGGACCTTAGAGCGCGTTGAGAGGATCCATGAACTTCTCAAGAGGAGAGAGCTGCCGGAGGCCGAGGCCGCCTTGAGCGGTGAGTTGTCGTGGCAGTGCAAGTATTGCGTTCACCTAGCCAGGTGTCAGAGAGATGGATGA
- a CDS encoding tetratricopeptide repeat protein, whose product MKDDIEELIRKGLEEPDRKIEEYFKGLYERYGEDPRVIYEYANVLDYLGKEWDAIPLYKRALEKGLVGERKDMCLIQLASSLRVVGELKESYTILEEVYRRTRDPSSLLFLALTLSDMGRKERAICLLAIRLLEGNEGLLPNYKRALKEYFQEMCGSDESEE is encoded by the coding sequence GTGAAAGATGACATAGAGGAGTTGATAAGGAAGGGACTCGAGGAACCTGATCGAAAGATCGAGGAGTACTTTAAAGGACTTTACGAGAGATATGGGGAAGACCCCAGAGTCATATACGAGTACGCCAACGTCTTAGACTATCTAGGAAAGGAGTGGGATGCTATACCCCTATACAAGAGGGCGTTAGAGAAGGGATTAGTGGGAGAACGCAAGGATATGTGCCTCATACAGCTCGCGAGTTCCTTAAGAGTAGTAGGTGAACTGAAAGAAAGTTACACAATACTTGAGGAAGTGTATAGGAGGACTAGAGATCCGTCTTCCTTGCTCTTCCTGGCCCTCACTCTCAGCGATATGGGGAGGAAAGAGAGAGCGATATGTCTCTTGGCAATTCGGCTGTTAGAAGGGAACGAGGGATTACTACCTAACTATAAACGTGCCCTAAAGGAGTACTTTCAAGAGATGTGTGGAAGTGATGAGAGTGAAGAGTAG
- a CDS encoding 4Fe-4S dicluster domain-containing protein, with protein MGIDPNFRTARQVVEEHEGHKVYGPVEAPKTLGIHGTIVGVDFDICNADGSCITACPVNVFQWFDTPGHPVSEKKADPINEQACIFCMACVNVCPVAAIDVKPP; from the coding sequence GTGGGCATAGATCCAAACTTCAGGACGGCCCGACAGGTTGTTGAGGAGCACGAGGGCCATAAGGTATATGGACCCGTCGAAGCGCCCAAGACCTTGGGCATCCACGGGACTATAGTGGGCGTGGACTTCGACATATGTAACGCTGACGGGTCCTGTATAACGGCGTGTCCGGTCAACGTCTTCCAGTGGTTCGACACGCCGGGACACCCGGTCTCGGAGAAGAAGGCCGATCCAATAAACGAACAAGCCTGCATATTCTGCATGGCTTGCGTCAACGTCTGTCCAGTCGCGGCAATAGACGTCAAGCCACCGTGA
- a CDS encoding helix-turn-helix domain-containing protein, translating into MIPNLFGMLLHVTLAVPVDWKSEVDLTVVRARSMGEELLLLAEVGENDSSILEGPVKVGKDRVLGVIRVRSKVLGVVANHMISRAFVRGGNVTISMIFVGYDELRDVLKDFLKVGVNAKVLRVSKVSREEPLTVRQEQALVAALETGYFDYPRRVSLSELANRLGVSASTLDEVLRRAEKNVISRYLQGREI; encoded by the coding sequence TTGATCCCTAATCTATTCGGGATGCTTCTCCACGTCACTTTAGCGGTCCCGGTTGACTGGAAATCTGAGGTTGACCTCACCGTGGTCCGTGCGAGATCCATGGGGGAGGAACTCCTTCTCTTAGCCGAAGTCGGAGAAAACGACTCCAGCATCTTGGAGGGTCCTGTTAAGGTGGGAAAGGACAGGGTGTTAGGTGTGATTAGAGTGAGGTCCAAGGTCCTAGGGGTGGTGGCGAATCACATGATCTCGAGGGCGTTCGTGAGGGGAGGCAATGTAACTATATCGATGATCTTCGTTGGATATGATGAGTTGAGGGACGTCCTGAAGGACTTCCTCAAAGTTGGAGTCAACGCCAAGGTCTTAAGGGTCTCCAAGGTAAGTAGGGAAGAGCCTCTTACCGTGAGACAGGAACAGGCCCTGGTAGCGGCCCTAGAAACTGGGTATTTCGACTACCCTCGGCGGGTCAGTCTGTCGGAGCTAGCAAATAGACTCGGGGTAAGTGCGTCTACACTTGACGAAGTTCTCAGGAGGGCCGAGAAGAACGTTATATCAAGGTACTTGCAGGGGAGGGAGATCTGA
- a CDS encoding aminotransferase class I/II-fold pyridoxal phosphate-dependent enzyme gives MRDFSVNLNPLGTPKFVEELLAEAVREGVHRVYPDDYRPLKETIGELYDVPPESVGVFNGATQALLLLPPSRVPEPNFSEYRRSQSYLALEEEDEFRYPLQGDRVITGNPVNPTGSPLDEEDVISFLSSGGVLTLDESFADISPVRRHAKLTQEFENLLVVSSLTKMLAVPGLRIGITLGYASSQLEKLAGPWRVNSLIYYVLVNASVKEVKNFIDRSRERVSQLLAKVVRCPLVPYRSSAPFFLARSPIPASVLNHELRKRGFVVRDASDFIGLSPRHVRVALRDDLDDLCIAISEVLTDPPI, from the coding sequence TTGAGGGACTTCAGCGTCAACTTGAACCCTTTAGGTACGCCCAAGTTCGTGGAGGAGCTCCTCGCTGAAGCGGTGAGGGAGGGTGTGCACAGAGTTTACCCCGACGACTACAGGCCCCTAAAGGAGACCATAGGTGAGCTTTACGACGTCCCACCAGAATCTGTTGGTGTGTTCAACGGCGCCACCCAAGCTCTCCTTCTACTCCCACCGTCTAGAGTTCCCGAGCCTAACTTCTCAGAGTATAGAAGGAGCCAGTCCTACTTAGCCTTGGAGGAAGAGGACGAGTTTAGGTATCCGCTTCAGGGTGACAGGGTAATCACTGGTAATCCCGTGAATCCGACTGGTTCGCCCTTAGATGAAGAGGACGTGATCAGCTTCCTGTCAAGTGGCGGGGTGCTCACACTTGACGAGTCCTTCGCCGACATAAGTCCCGTCAGGAGACACGCTAAACTCACCCAGGAGTTCGAAAATTTACTGGTAGTGTCCAGCCTCACCAAAATGCTAGCCGTCCCAGGACTCAGAATAGGAATCACGTTAGGCTACGCCTCCTCTCAGCTTGAAAAATTGGCTGGGCCGTGGAGAGTCAACAGCCTCATCTATTACGTCTTGGTCAACGCTAGTGTAAAGGAAGTGAAGAACTTCATTGACAGGTCTAGGGAGAGGGTATCTCAGCTCTTGGCTAAGGTCGTTCGATGTCCACTGGTGCCATATAGGAGCTCCGCGCCTTTCTTTCTGGCCAGATCCCCGATCCCAGCGTCGGTCCTTAATCACGAGCTCAGAAAAAGGGGATTTGTAGTGAGGGACGCCAGCGACTTCATCGGGCTCTCTCCTAGGCACGTCAGGGTAGCTCTTAGAGATGACCTGGATGACCTCTGCATCGCGATCTCTGAGGTGCTCACTGATCCCCCAATCTAA
- the alaXM gene encoding alanyl-tRNA editing protein AlaXM: MAEELFLKDSYIKEFEAVVTKVEGTEVFLDRTAFYPGGGGLENDVGWLEVEGREIEVTKVTRKGNEIAHIVSRELARGQRVVGRVDWSRRYRMMRLHTLSHIIAALAYRKFNALITGGHITPEYAKDDFNVEDKGTLEDLMREAETIAKEGRKVKVYFLPREEAAKIEGVVKLAERMPPEVDLWRIVEIEGVDVQADGGPHVSNTAEIGNVKVMRVENKGKGRKRVYYTVEP, from the coding sequence GTGGCAGAGGAGCTCTTCCTCAAGGACTCCTATATTAAGGAGTTCGAGGCCGTAGTTACGAAGGTTGAAGGTACGGAGGTGTTCCTCGATAGGACGGCGTTCTACCCAGGGGGAGGTGGACTGGAGAACGACGTCGGGTGGCTTGAGGTAGAAGGACGTGAGATAGAGGTCACTAAGGTTACTAGGAAAGGAAACGAAATCGCCCATATTGTATCAAGGGAGCTGGCTCGCGGGCAGAGAGTAGTAGGTAGGGTGGACTGGAGCAGGAGGTATAGGATGATGAGGCTTCACACACTCTCCCACATCATAGCGGCTCTAGCCTACAGGAAGTTCAATGCATTAATCACAGGTGGACACATAACTCCAGAGTACGCAAAAGACGACTTCAACGTCGAAGATAAGGGAACTCTTGAGGACCTCATGAGGGAGGCCGAGACTATAGCGAAGGAGGGGAGGAAGGTAAAGGTGTACTTCCTGCCCAGAGAAGAGGCAGCGAAGATAGAAGGGGTAGTTAAGTTGGCCGAGAGGATGCCACCAGAGGTCGACCTATGGAGAATAGTGGAGATAGAGGGTGTAGATGTTCAGGCAGATGGCGGACCACATGTGTCAAATACGGCCGAGATAGGTAATGTGAAGGTCATGAGGGTCGAAAATAAAGGGAAGGGCAGAAAGAGAGTTTACTACACAGTGGAACCTTGA
- a CDS encoding Hsp20/alpha crystallin family protein, with protein sequence MPIIQDEDPDVDLLEVQDGVRIYIDLRGKDVELRWLVARADKHRLYVFDTKSNNVVKIVNLPDDVDPKSVSLEVRNGTVSVFMRRVN encoded by the coding sequence TTGCCCATAATTCAGGATGAGGATCCAGACGTGGACCTGTTGGAGGTTCAAGATGGAGTCAGGATCTACATAGACCTGAGGGGCAAGGACGTAGAGTTGCGCTGGCTGGTGGCCAGGGCCGATAAACACAGACTTTACGTGTTCGACACTAAGAGCAACAACGTAGTCAAGATAGTCAATCTCCCCGATGACGTGGACCCTAAATCAGTGAGCTTGGAAGTGCGCAACGGAACTGTGAGTGTTTTTATGAGGAGAGTCAACTAA